The Lentisphaerota bacterium genome includes the window GACGGTGCTCTATGCGCTGGTCGGAGCGGGGGGGGCCATTCTCTTTCTCAAGCTGACCCATTTTTTCTACGCCAAGGGCCTGCCAGTGATGGCGGGCAAGGGCATCTGGACGTTTGCCTGGCAGAGCTTTTTGTTGCTGGGAGGGTCGTCGTTGGCGGTTGGGCTGTTGCTTCATTTCGTCTGTCCGGAGGCGGCCGGGAGCGGCGTTCCACAGATCAAGGTGGCGTATTGGAAGCATTTCGGCGTGCTGTCGTGGCGGCCAGCGTGGGTGAAGCTGGTGGCGGGGGTGATTAGCTTGAGCGGCGGATCGAGTCTTGGGCGGGAAGGGCCGTCCGTTTTTGCCGGCAGCGCAGCCGCATCGGCGCTGGCGGGGACATTGGGTGAGACCCGCGCACGTCGGCGCGGAGCGACAGCGTCCGGCGCGGCGGCGGCGTTGGCGGCGGCGTTCAACACGCCGCTGGCGGGAATCACTTTTGTGTTGGAAGAGATCATCGGCGATATGAACAGCCGCTACCTGGGTCCTTGTATCGTGGCGGCCGTGACGGGAGCCTTTGCGGTCTATGCCTGCATCGGTCGGCAGCCGTCATTTGTCCTTCCCGAAGTGGCGGGCGTCGGCTGGTATGTCCTGGCATTGACGCTGCTGGTCGCGGTTGCGGCCGCCGGGGTGGGCGTGGGCTTGCAGCGGGGCACGATGTGGTTGCGTCGGCGGGTGCGTGAGCGCAGCCGGTTGCCCGTGTGGCTACGTCCGGTGGTGGGAGGGCTGACGACTTGGGTCCTGGGCGTCGCGGCGTTCATCGTGGTCGGACGTCTCGGGGTGTTCAGTCTGGGCTATGATGATCTGTCCGATGCCATGCAGCGGGGCATGGTTTGGCAGGTGGCGGCGGTTCTGCTGATCGCCAAACTGGGTGCCACGATCGCCTCATACGCCTGGGGAGGGTGCGGGGGTATATTTGCGCCCACGTTGTTTCTGGGTGCCATGACCGGGTTTCTGTGTGGCGGCGTGATGAATCTCGTTTCAGGCTGGACCGGCTGGGGAGGCGGGGTTCTGGGGCAGCACGAGATGATTGTGCTGGCATCGGTCGGAATGAGCGCCTGTTTTGGTGCCACGGTCCGTGCCCCGATGACGGCTATGCTCATGATCTTCGAAATGACCCATCGGTTTGAGATGATACCGGCGTTGATGATCGGGACGGTGGCGAGTCAGGCGGTAGCGCGTCTGATGACTGGCAAGATGAACTTTTATGAGGAGGTGCTGATTCAGGATGGGTATCACCCGGACGAGGTCGATCCGCCGCGCGATTTGCATTCCTGGCAGCAACAGTCCGTCCAGATCGTAATGAATACTCGCCCAGTCATGGTGGAGGATCGTTCGCCGGAATGTCTGCGAGGGTTTATGGTCGAGCATCGTTACAAAACCTTTCCGGTCGTCGCCGATGGGCGCTATGTCGGGGTAGTGCGGAGATCAGCGATGGTGGAGGCATTACGGACGGCAAGCGAGGTGCCGATCGAGCATGCGACGATCTGCAGCGGAGCGGAGACGATCCAGACGGCGGCGGCACGGATGGTGCGAGAATCCTCCGATGTGAGTGTGTGGGTCGATGTGAAGACGGGGGCGGTCAAGGGAATTGTCACCCTGCACGACCTCTTTCGTGCACAAAACCGTGCCGCCGTTTCGTGACGCTCATAAGGGCTCATAGGCTTATAAGGGACGGGCCTGAATGGCGGCCCCGTACCAGACCCTCGCGCCCGCCGCCGAACTCGGCTTCCCCTTCCTCCCCGCCCACGTCGTCCGCTGCTGCTATCGCCCCTTCGACGTCCGCTGGCTCTACTGGGAACCGGAGACCAAGCTTCTCGACGAGAAACGGAGCGACTATTTTCCGCAGGTGTTTGAGGGGAATATCTGGATTGAGGCACGGCAGAAGCAAACGCAGGAGAAGTTTGACCGCGGGTTCTTCACGCGGTATCTGGCCGACAATTTCGGCAACGGGCTGTCCACTTTCTTCCCCCTCCACCTCCGCTCCGACGGCTCGTCGCTGCTGGAGGCGGCGGGAGCGCGTCCGAACCTGAGCGAGGCGGCGGGCGCCTATCTGGCCCGTCTCGGCGCGGAGCCCGAAGATCTCTTCTACCACGCGCTGGCGGTGCTGCACGCGTCCGCCTACCGGAGCGAAAACGCGGGCGCGCTGCGGCAGGAGTGGCCGCGCGTGCCGCTGCCGGGGTGGGGTGTGGACGCGGCGTCCCGCCGCGTTTCTGACGGTGTGGACGCGACGTCCTCGTCGCGTTCCACGCGGCGGGACGCCGCGTCCACCTTGCGCGCCTCGGC containing:
- a CDS encoding CBS domain-containing protein, which gives rise to MNDALLAESDSPVAAADGPGGESLANHRSSRQSALGWEERISRRFRNLSTRGAARWRTMPERPRTLIMTVLYALVGAGGAILFLKLTHFFYAKGLPVMAGKGIWTFAWQSFLLLGGSSLAVGLLLHFVCPEAAGSGVPQIKVAYWKHFGVLSWRPAWVKLVAGVISLSGGSSLGREGPSVFAGSAAASALAGTLGETRARRRGATASGAAAALAAAFNTPLAGITFVLEEIIGDMNSRYLGPCIVAAVTGAFAVYACIGRQPSFVLPEVAGVGWYVLALTLLVAVAAAGVGVGLQRGTMWLRRRVRERSRLPVWLRPVVGGLTTWVLGVAAFIVVGRLGVFSLGYDDLSDAMQRGMVWQVAAVLLIAKLGATIASYAWGGCGGIFAPTLFLGAMTGFLCGGVMNLVSGWTGWGGGVLGQHEMIVLASVGMSACFGATVRAPMTAMLMIFEMTHRFEMIPALMIGTVASQAVARLMTGKMNFYEEVLIQDGYHPDEVDPPRDLHSWQQQSVQIVMNTRPVMVEDRSPECLRGFMVEHRYKTFPVVADGRYVGVVRRSAMVEALRTASEVPIEHATICSGAETIQTAAARMVRESSDVSVWVDVKTGAVKGIVTLHDLFRAQNRAAVS